Within Alcaligenes sp. SDU_A2, the genomic segment GATTGCGCAAACGGGCCTCCAGGGTAGGCAGCGACGGGGGAAGGATGAAAATGCCCACCGCTTCAGGGAAGTGTTCTCGCGCCTGCCGCGCGCCTTGCCAGTCTATTTCCAGCAGCACATCGCGGCCTGCTTGCAGTGCCTGTTCTATGGGCGCGCTGGGCGTGCCGTAATAGTTGCCATGTACCTGGGCCCATTCCAGCATGGCTTTTTCCTGGCACATCTGCTCGAAGCGGGCCGCATCCACGAAAAAGTAGTGCTCACCGTCGACTTCACCGGGGCGTGGTGCGCGCGTGGTGGCCGAGATGGACAGCATGATGCCGGGGTCCTGATCCAGCAGGGCATTGACCAGACTGGATTTGCCGGCGCCGCTGGGGGCGACGACCATGAAAATGGTGCCGGGATAGCTCTTGGACATAATGCGCGTCGAAGTAGAAAGAATGAAAAGAAGAGTCAGTCGGTATGTTCGCCGGTCTGGCCGAATTCGATCAGCACGGCCTGCAGGCTGGCGGCGTCGGCGCACAGGAACACGACCGTGTCGTTGGGGTTCATGTTGAACAGCACATCCTGCACCTGCTCGGCCGCGTCCTGGGCCTGGGCAATGGCCATGACGTGGACATCGCCGCCGGCCTCGAACTGCTCGGCGGGGACAATATCGGCCACGGCGTCCAGGTCCGGGCCGCTGATGGCCAGATAGGCCCACAGTGTGTGTTCTTCCAGTGCGATCTGGAGCACATAACCCGAATCGGTCAGGCGGATGATTTCGCTTTGTACTTGCATGATCAATGCCGGTTTAGGTAAAGGACAAGGTGGCGACGACAGGCGTATGGTCCGAGGGCTGCTCGTTGGCGCGCGGCGCACGATCGATGATGCAGGCCGAACAGAGGGGTCGCAAAGCGTCCGAGAGCAGCACGTGGTCGATGCGCAGGCCGGCGTCGCGCCGGAAGGCGAAACGGCGGTAATCCCACCAGGTAAACGGGCTGCCGGTCTGCTCGAAGAGCCGGTAGGCATCATGCAAGCCCAGCGCCAGCAGTTTTTGGAACGCGGCGCGTTCTGGCGGCGAAACCAGTACATCGTCTGCCCATTTGGCTGGATCGTGTACGTCTTCGTCGGCCGGGGCGATATTATAGTCGCCCAAAATCGCCAGTCGGGGATGCGCGGTCAATTCTTTTTGCAGCCATTCGTGCAGGGCAGCGAACCACTCCAGTTTGTACACGTATTTGTCGCTGTCCAGCGATTGACCATTCGGACAGTAAGCGCTGATGACGCGCACCGGGCCTTCTGGTGATTCGTAGGTGGCCGCCAGCAGGCGTTGCTGGTGATCTTCGTAATTGGGCAGATTGCGTTGCACATCGGTGCCTGGCTGGCGCGAGATCAGGGCCACGCCGTTGTAGGTTTTCTGACCGGCCCATTGGGCCTGGTAGCCGATTTCCTGCAAGGCTTCCAGCGGAAAGCGTTCGTCGGGGATTTTCAGTTCCTGCAGACACAGCACATCCACTGGATTGTTCTGTAGCCAGTCCAGGACTTGTGGCAGACGGACATTCAGGGAGTTAACGTTCCAGGTGGCAAGTTTCATGGTAGTGGCGCTATTTTTTATCAATCAGTGTGTTGCGTGAATGCCACTATCATATCAGTGTAGGGCCTATGTCTGCTTGGGCGCAGTACAGATGGTTTTTGGCGATATTGCCGTTTTTCAAGGAAAAAATCATGAGTACCGAAAACGGCATGCGTGCTGTCCGGCAAGGGGCTTGGGTGGGCCAGGCACAGGGCGATGACCATGAACATTTGAACTTGCTCGCGTATTTACAGACCAAGGGCTGGGTGGCTGACGGCGAGGATGTGCTAGCGTGGAAAGTGCTGGCCGGTGAACATACTAAAAACAATCCTGTGGCCGAGCTGTCGGTGATTGTGTACTACGCGCCGGCCGCCCGGATTGCCGACGCGCGCCGAAAAGGAGCCGCGATACGGGTTGAGAATCTGCATTTCAGCATGCCGGCGTTGGAATTTTTTGCCTTGTTTGCGCGGCTTTCTATGACGATGTCAGGCTCACAGGACATGTCTATCATTGTTGATAGCGAACCCGTGTATAAATAACAACGTGGATATGCGTTGTTTGATTGTCTTGGCGGACAATAGTCACGGCAAAATCGCTAAAGCTCGATTTTATCGACATAGATTGTTGATAAAGAGCAATTGGCTGTAAGTAAGTGGAGGCGTGGGCTGGAATCGAACCAACCTGGACGGATTTGCAATCCATCACATAACCAATCTGTCACCACGCCTGTGTGGTTTGAGCTGTATACCCAAGATTAAAAATGGAGGCGTGGGCTGGAATCGAACCAACCTAGACGGATTTGCAGTCCATCACATAACCAATCTGTCACCACGCCTGTGTGGTTTGAGCTGTATACCCAAGATTAAAAATGGAGGCGCGGGCTGGAATCGAACCAACCTGGACGGATTTGCAATCCATCACATAACCAATCTGTCACCGCGCCTTCTGTTTTGTCCTGGGACATGTAAAATTATGGACGAGGACAAAATTAAATGCAAGCCTGAAAATACCAGGGCTGATTTCGGCACCATTTGCAGCCTGCAGGCAATCCGTCCGCTTTTCTTTTTTCGGGCCGTCTAGCGCGGCACTTTCTTGTTCAAGGATTGGCATGCATTATCAGTTTCCCATTGTCATCATCGACGAAGATTTCCGTTCCGAAAATGCGTCCGGGCTCAGCATACGGGTGCTGGCCGAGGCCATCGAGGCCGAAGGCTTTGAAGTGTTGGGCAGCACCAGCTACGGCGATCTCAGCCAGTTTGCACAGCAGCAAAGCCGTGCCAGCGCTTTTATTTTGTCTATCGATGACGAGGAATTCACGCAGGACGGAGATAGCGCGCCAGCCTTGATGAATTTGCGCTCTTTCATCCGCGCGGTGCGCAAGCGCAATACCGATGTGCCTATTTATGTGTATGGCGAAACCAAGACGGCGCGTCATATGCCGAATGATATTTTGCGCGAGCTGCAAGGTGTCATTCATATGTTCGAGGACACGCCCGAGTTCGTGGCGCGCCACATCGTGCGCGAAGCGCGCGCCTACGTGGAAGGGGTCAAGCCGCCGTTTCTGAAAGCCTTGCTGGACTATGCCGAGGACGGTTCGTATTCCTGGCATTGCCCGGGCCATTCGGGTGGTGTGGCCTTTTTGAAAAGCCCGGTCGGCCAGATTTTTCACCAGTTCTTTGGCGAAAACATGTTGCGCGCCGATGTCTGCAATGCGGTCGAGGAGTTGGGGCAATTGCTGGATCACAATGGCGCGATCGGGGCCAGCGAACGCAACGCGGCTCGTATTTTTAATGCCGACCACTGCTTTTTTGTGACTAACGGCACCAGCACCAGCAATAAGATCGTCTGGCACCATGCCGTGGCACCCGGCGATGTGGTGGTGGTGGATCGTAATTGTCACAAGTCCATTTTGCACAGCATCGTCATGACCGGTGCCATTCCTGTGTTTCTGCGACCGACGCGTAACCACTTCGGTATTATCGGGCCGATTCCGCGCAGCGAGTTCGATGTGCAAACCATACGCGATAAGATCCGCGCCCATCCTTTGCTGGCCCATGTGGATGCCGATACGATCCAGCCCCGCGTGCTGACCCTGACCCAGTCCACCTACGATGGCGTTATTTACGATACCGAAGTCATCAAGTCGGCGCTGGATGGGTATGTGGACGTGCTGCATTTTGACGAAGCCTGGATTCCGCATGCAGCCTTCCATTCTTTTTATGGCAGTTTCCATGCGATGGGCAAGAGCCGGCCCCGGCCTAAAGAGTCGCTGGTATTTTCCACCCAGTCCACGCACAAGCTGCTGGCCGGCATCAGTCAGGCCAGTCATGTGCTGGCGCAGGACTCGGCCACGCGCAAGCTGGATCGGCATTTGTTCAATGAGGCTTATCTGATGCACACCAGCACCAGTCCGCAGTACGCCATCATTGCGTCCTGCGATGTGGCCGCGGCCATGATGGAGCCGCCCGGCGGTCAGGTGTTGGTCGAGGAAAGCATTGTCGAAGCTCTGGATTTTCGACGCGCCATGCGCAAGGTCGAGTCTCAGTTCGCGCAGGACGACTGGTGGTTCAAAGTATGGGGGCCGCCGCGGCTGACCGAGGACGGCATCGGCCAGCCTGCGGACTGGATCATTCGCAACGACCCCGAACATGGCGGCTGGCACGGATTTGGTCCATTGGCCGATGGCTTTAATATGCTGGACCCCATCAAGGCAACGATCGTCACCCCTGGGCTGGATCTGGACGGGCGCTTCGATACCACTGGCATACCGGCCTCCATCGTGACCAAGTTCCTGGCCCAGCGTGGCGTCATCGTGGAAAAGACCGGGCTCTACAGCTTTTTCATCATGTTCACCATCGGCATTACCAAGGGACGATGGAATTCGCTGGTTACCGCCTTGCAGCAATTCAAGGACGACTACGACAGGAACTTGCCGGTGTGGCGCGTGTTGCCCGAGTTTTCCCGTCAGTATCCCTGCTACGAGGAAATGGGCTTGCGCGATCTGTGCCAGCATGTGCACCAGATGTACGCGCGCCACGATATCGCACGTTTGACCACGGAAATGTATTTGTCGCAGGTGGTGCCTGTCATGCGGCCCAGCGAGGCCTTTGCCTGCATTGCGCAGCGCCGTACCGAGCGGGTGCCTATCGATCAGCTTGAAGGGCGGGTTACGACTAATCTGATCACGCCATATCCTCCGGGCATTCCTTTGCTGATTCCGGGCGAGGCATTTAACAAGACCATTGTGGACTTTCTGAAGTTCGCCCGCGAATTGAACCAGCAGTGTCCTGGTTTCGGCACGGACATTCATGGTTTTGTGGAAGAGCGCGACGCGGCGGGTCAGACACGTTACTACGTGGATTGCGTGGCGCGCTAAGGGCGATGGACGCGCGGCGACCGGAAAGCCGTTCCGGTCGCCGCGTTGTGAGTGGCAACGATCAGGGTCGTGCCGTCTGGGGGGTAATGGGCGCGGTCGGCGCGCTAAAGCGTTGCGGACCGTGCATGCGCCAGGCGCTGGCAAGCGCCAACACACCCAGCAGACTCAGGTACCAGACGATGTAGCGCGGATTGCCTTGTCCCCATGCAAGCAGGGATGTGGCCACGATGGGGGCCAGACCGCCGCCCAAGGCTCCCGAGATCTGCACGGCGATGGAAATGCCGCTGTACCGCACTTCGGCCGGAAACTGCGCCGAAAACAAGCTGCCTTGCGGGCCGTACAGACAGGCATAGACCAAACCCAGGGCCAGTATCATTGCCAGGGTGATCAGTCCGGTGTCGCGGGTCTGCAGCAGATCGAAGAACAGCGGTGCGTACGCCAGTATGCCGACCGAACCGACAATGAACACCCATTTGTGGCCCAATTTGTCGCCCAGCAAACCGAACAAGGGCATGGCGAACAGCGCTACCGCCGCTCCCCAGATGGTGGCATCGAGCAGCACGGTGCGCGGCAGCTCCAGCGTGCCGGTGGCATAGGCCAAGGCAAAGGTCACCACGGTGTAGAACCAGGTAACTTCAGCCAGACGGGCACCGATGACCAGCAGCAGTTCGCGTGGGTATAGCGTGAACACTTCTTTGGCGGGCATTTTGACCTTATCGCCCTTGTTCTGCATGTGCTCGAAGTCGGGTGATTCGGCCACTTTCAGGCGTATGAACCAGCCCACCAGCAGCAGCACGACACTGGCCAGAAAAGGAATGCGCCAGCCCCAACTGAGCATATCTTTTTCGGGCAGGGAGGCGACCGCGCTCATGGCCAGCGAGGACAGGATCAGCCCCGGTGCCACGCCGGCCTGGGGGAGGCTGCCAAAAAAGCCTTTTTTTCCTTCCGGGGCGTGTTCCACCGCCATCAGCACGGCACCGCCCCATTCGCCGCCTACGGCGACACCTTGGCAAAAGCGCATTAGCACCAGGAGTACGGCTCCCCAGTAGCCAATGCTTTCGTAGGAAGGAATCAAGCCGATCAGGATGGTCGGTATGCCCATCATGAACAAGGTGATGAGCAGCATGGACTTGCGTCCGACCCTGTCGCCGAAATGGCCAAAGACAATGCCGCCCAGCGGGCGGGCGAAAAAACCGACAGAATAGGTGGCAAAAGCGGCCAAGGTGCCCGTGATCGGGTCGAAGGCTGGAAAGAATATTTGGTTGAAAATCAGAGCGGCGGCGGTGCCGTAGAGGAAGAAGTCGTACCATTCGATGGTCGTGCCCATCATGCTGGCCAATCCCGCCGTGACATAGTGGCGGCGCGACCGCGCCGCCTGCGTTGCAGGCTGTGTCATGTCCGTATCCTTGCAGAAAGGGTAGGGGGACGGCTTAGAGTTTGGGCAGGCCTGGGGCGCGCTGCGTTTGCCGCGCCCAGTAGTCGAAGGTGGCGCGCACGATCGAGGGCTTGAGCAGGTAGTCATGCGCCTCGCGGGCCAGTTCGTCATCGACGGGCGTCAAGGGGCCAAAGGCCTGGGCGCGAATCTGCATGCGCGCGGCCCGTTCCAGATAGACCGACAGATAGGTGGCCTCTTCGCAGGAGTGCCCGGCGGTCAGGTAGCCGTGGTGCGCCAGGATGATGGCGCGTTTTTGCCCCAGGGCCTTGGAGATGATGACGCCTTCCTGGTCGGCGATGGGCACGCCAGGCCAGTCGGGCAGAAAGGCGCAGTCCTCATGCAGCGGAGTCATGTCCATCTGGGCGATGACCAGGGGCTGGCGGGCGGCCGCCAAGGCGCTGGCCCAGGGCGAATGGGTATGGATGATGGCGTGTACATCCGGGCGGCTCTGGTAGACCCACAGGTGAAAACGCGTGGCGGGATTGGCCATGCCGTGTCCACTCAGTACGTTCAGGTCGCGATCGACTTCGATGAAGTCTTCTGGCGTGGCTTCGTCAAAGCCCAGGCCAAAACGCAAGGTCCAGTAGGCGTCGGGCACGACGGAACGTACGCTGATCTGCCCGGCCAGGCCGGCCTCCTGGTCGGTCATGGCCAGGATGCGACAGGCGTAGGCCATGGTTTCAGGGATGCTGCGCTCGACGGGGCGCAGATGGCGGGCCATGTCCTGGGTGACACGGTTCTCGAAATACGATTTGTCTCTGAGTGCGTTTTGCATCTTGTCTCCTTGGGTATTGTTATGGGTCCGCCCCCCGGCGGACCTGGCCCAAGTATGGGCTG encodes:
- the gmk gene encoding guanylate kinase, coding for MSKSYPGTIFMVVAPSGAGKSSLVNALLDQDPGIMLSISATTRAPRPGEVDGEHYFFVDAARFEQMCQEKAMLEWAQVHGNYYGTPSAPIEQALQAGRDVLLEIDWQGARQAREHFPEAVGIFILPPSLPTLEARLRNRGQDSEEVIARRLQAAGSEIAHVGECQYAIINQDFDEALAQLSSIVQASRLRTGTQSVRHRELFQHLGADALSHHA
- the xth gene encoding exodeoxyribonuclease III produces the protein MKLATWNVNSLNVRLPQVLDWLQNNPVDVLCLQELKIPDERFPLEALQEIGYQAQWAGQKTYNGVALISRQPGTDVQRNLPNYEDHQQRLLAATYESPEGPVRVISAYCPNGQSLDSDKYVYKLEWFAALHEWLQKELTAHPRLAILGDYNIAPADEDVHDPAKWADDVLVSPPERAAFQKLLALGLHDAYRLFEQTGSPFTWWDYRRFAFRRDAGLRIDHVLLSDALRPLCSACIIDRAPRANEQPSDHTPVVATLSFT
- a CDS encoding arginine/lysine/ornithine decarboxylase — protein: MHYQFPIVIIDEDFRSENASGLSIRVLAEAIEAEGFEVLGSTSYGDLSQFAQQQSRASAFILSIDDEEFTQDGDSAPALMNLRSFIRAVRKRNTDVPIYVYGETKTARHMPNDILRELQGVIHMFEDTPEFVARHIVREARAYVEGVKPPFLKALLDYAEDGSYSWHCPGHSGGVAFLKSPVGQIFHQFFGENMLRADVCNAVEELGQLLDHNGAIGASERNAARIFNADHCFFVTNGTSTSNKIVWHHAVAPGDVVVVDRNCHKSILHSIVMTGAIPVFLRPTRNHFGIIGPIPRSEFDVQTIRDKIRAHPLLAHVDADTIQPRVLTLTQSTYDGVIYDTEVIKSALDGYVDVLHFDEAWIPHAAFHSFYGSFHAMGKSRPRPKESLVFSTQSTHKLLAGISQASHVLAQDSATRKLDRHLFNEAYLMHTSTSPQYAIIASCDVAAAMMEPPGGQVLVEESIVEALDFRRAMRKVESQFAQDDWWFKVWGPPRLTEDGIGQPADWIIRNDPEHGGWHGFGPLADGFNMLDPIKATIVTPGLDLDGRFDTTGIPASIVTKFLAQRGVIVEKTGLYSFFIMFTIGITKGRWNSLVTALQQFKDDYDRNLPVWRVLPEFSRQYPCYEEMGLRDLCQHVHQMYARHDIARLTTEMYLSQVVPVMRPSEAFACIAQRRTERVPIDQLEGRVTTNLITPYPPGIPLLIPGEAFNKTIVDFLKFARELNQQCPGFGTDIHGFVEERDAAGQTRYYVDCVAR
- a CDS encoding MFS transporter; this encodes MTQPATQAARSRRHYVTAGLASMMGTTIEWYDFFLYGTAAALIFNQIFFPAFDPITGTLAAFATYSVGFFARPLGGIVFGHFGDRVGRKSMLLITLFMMGIPTILIGLIPSYESIGYWGAVLLVLMRFCQGVAVGGEWGGAVLMAVEHAPEGKKGFFGSLPQAGVAPGLILSSLAMSAVASLPEKDMLSWGWRIPFLASVVLLLVGWFIRLKVAESPDFEHMQNKGDKVKMPAKEVFTLYPRELLLVIGARLAEVTWFYTVVTFALAYATGTLELPRTVLLDATIWGAAVALFAMPLFGLLGDKLGHKWVFIVGSVGILAYAPLFFDLLQTRDTGLITLAMILALGLVYACLYGPQGSLFSAQFPAEVRYSGISIAVQISGALGGGLAPIVATSLLAWGQGNPRYIVWYLSLLGVLALASAWRMHGPQRFSAPTAPITPQTARP
- a CDS encoding aldolase, with protein sequence MQNALRDKSYFENRVTQDMARHLRPVERSIPETMAYACRILAMTDQEAGLAGQISVRSVVPDAYWTLRFGLGFDEATPEDFIEVDRDLNVLSGHGMANPATRFHLWVYQSRPDVHAIIHTHSPWASALAAARQPLVIAQMDMTPLHEDCAFLPDWPGVPIADQEGVIISKALGQKRAIILAHHGYLTAGHSCEEATYLSVYLERAARMQIRAQAFGPLTPVDDELAREAHDYLLKPSIVRATFDYWARQTQRAPGLPKL